The sequence gtgcactgagggagaattcagaatgtccaaattacctaacagcacgtctttcgggacttgtgggaggaaacccacataaacacggggagaacgtgcagactccgcacagtgacccaagcgggaatcgaacctcggaccctggagttgtgaagcaacagtgctaaccattgtgctatcgtgtTGCCCCATGCCTACGTGAAATTCAGGGCAATGGGTGGTAAATCAAGGGCTCGAAAATAAAGCAGTGGGACGTCTGTAGCGCCAACTCGTTAGGCTTCAAGTATCAGAGCTTGAAGTCATATTGTACCATAACAGGAACAAGTGAATCCTATGCTATTGTAACCAACCCTTTTTATTTTCAAGGGTTGGTACATTTGTTAAAGTAACATTGAAACACAATCACAACTTCTTTGTTGATAGTACATAAATCAGCAGCAGTCCCTACACCTACCTCGTTGTACCAGTGCTTCACAAGGCGGATAAGGCCCTTCAGTTTTGCTGGACGGTGCTTCACAAAGTCCCTCTGTAGTTCAGTGAAACACGGCGAGAATTCTGCTCTAACCCCATTGGCATTAATCAGGTCTAAATACACCTGGGCACTCGGGCAGCTCCTTGTCTGCTGACCTTTTGGACAATCAAAAAGTGAAATCTTATTTTTCAGGTACTGGACAGTTTACCACAGTATAAATtgcaaatgatttaaaaaaaaaaaaattttattctcctttttcacattttcatccgaatttacacccaccaacaaacaatcaacagtaacaaatacaaatacaaaggggctgatttagctcaatgggctaaatcgctggcttttaaagcagaccaagcaggccagcagcacggttcgattcccgtatcagcctccccggacaggtgccggaatgtggcgactaggggcttttcacagtaacttcattgaagccgactcgtgacaataagcaattttcattattTCATTTCAAACAACCTTCAACATTttcaatacaaacatcaaagaaaaggaatcagggatccaCCATCCACCCCGTACATAGTcatcaacaacatacacagtccaaacTCCACCCCGATAAATTGCTAATGATTGATTGAAGACCATTTTCTAAGGGCTAGAAGAACAATAAAGACTTCATAAACTGAAAACCTGAACTAAAAGCAGAAAGAGCTGGAAATACACATGAACCGGAATGTCCGGAGAGTTCTCCTGATTTCCCACGGTGACCTTGACAGAAAGATCGGGGGAATGGTGGGAGGAGCTGTTTAGGCTGTTTCATTCTGCTGATGTTGAATCTTTGGTAGttttaacaaagaacattagactttgttttgcaacaaaactatttattacaAACGCTACTCTAAAGAATTACTATAATGTCTAAGATCAATACAGTTTgaaataatggtctaacactaacttacactaagatacgcTAGACCTACTCTAATATGCGATTGCTATAaactccttactaacaccttgTCCTCGAACACATGGTGCCTCCGGGTCATGTGCCTGCATACTGGCACCAACCACTGGTTGGATGCTAGAACTACAGCAGTAAAACATCTAACTAATTATAcacagatgatagtctacctatcatcacacTTTGGGCATTCAAACAAGAGTATGGCACAAGATCAATAAAAGCCCTACATAAATTCTACCCCAATATTTCTGACAGCATCAAAATAAAAGGTTTCAAGTGGACACATCCTGAAGCTAAATATCTTCAGTCATTTCAGTGGGCCGAGCATACACAGGCTTTTGGGTGGTCtattttgggggggggcagggggggatgtTGAAGAGATTGTGATGGCCCCTATGAGACCCTTTTCACAAGGCACTCTgggggcctgggcaggggccCCCCTGCTCCTCTATTTCAGTCCTTAGGACTGGTACACTGAATGAGAAGGGGGGAATCATGGGGGGATGTGGTCTATGTTCATGGCCTGAACTCCAATTGTCGCCCTTACTTCTATCCTTGAAAAGATGTCCAGTAGGAATATTTTTCTTCTATGAATGGGTCTCATTTAGGAAGGGAGTTGCTATTGAGTATTTCTGAGAGGAATGGAGAACCTCCACCCCTGCAATTTGAAGCCTGAAATCAGATCTCCCGCCAGCCTGGTCTGATGGTTACCCATGATGCAGCTCTATTGGCCATCCAGCACATGCTATGGGAAATTAAGGACCCAATGGATCGCATTTCTGCAGAAGGAGGCAGTCTGACCAATGGAGaagatgtgttggaggaggacgGTGTGGTCAAGACCATGATGGTGGAGATCTGGGGAGGGTTTGGCTTTGATGGGCAAGGAGTTGGGTTCGGTAAAGAGCAGAAGCAGCTGAGTGGAAGAACTCCTTAAATATGACTAATTTCCACCCCATCATTTACATTTAATGTCTCATACCTAAAGCATCGAATGCTGGCAAGACATCAACTTCTATAGAATCAGACCCCTCTCTGGATTGAAAGTGGAAGTTGAGGGAACGTGGAGACGTAAAGAAGCCAGACGGAGTGGTTTTGGGCTCTGTCATGATGATTTCAAAAGCAATTGATTGCCTGATTTTGATCAGCATCTCTTTAATCATCGTCAAGATATCACCCCGATTTTGCTTCTGATCTTGGAAGCTTCTGAACTGGCTGATGAAGACGACCAGGTCGGCATCCGAGCGATTTTTTAAAGCTGTTCCTTTCCCAGTGGAGCCTCCCTGAAAAGAAACATGAAATAGCAGCTCAACATTTTCAGGGTATAATGAGGAAAAGGCATTACCTCTCAAATCAGCATTGATTCTCAAATCATCAGCTCGGCCCTTAATTCATGCTAACCTTGTTGGCTCTTTACCCAGGATTCTCATCATTTGCCCAATCCTACACCTGACATGGAAAGGTGAGATTGTGGCTTGAATTGTGGGGCGCCATTCAGCGGCCACACGGTGCCAGACACCGGGCCGATCAAAGACCACCCCATTCACTCTGCCCGGCacaatcttgccctcactgggcgagatccagatccacATATTTAAAGTAGCCAACATCTCATTTTAATACCCAGACACCGGGATTCAACCGAAGTCCGGAACTCAACGGAcacagctgcaagacctcctcaGGGTTCCCTCTCgaactgatccacacaaacgagAACGAGGCGGAACAACACCTGGGGGGCCtcgcaggccattggaggcccctgggtggtcggagGCAGGCACAGTGGCACCCTGGTACTCCTCTGGAACCtgggccctgccagcctggcatcccagCAGTGCCATTCGGGCACTCTGGCATGGTCAGGgtaacaggggcactgccagggtgccaggttagcactgtcaggggtcaggcCCGGGCGGGGCTTGTCAAGAGAGGAGGAGGTGTTCCCAGAGACCTTGCtaaggttggaggggtgagggagggtttgCTACAGTGGGGGAGcctgaagggggggtgggggggggggggggggggagattgggaggCTGattaaaatggcatcctgatctgtgAACAGCTGCTCCTGTTGGCGacatcagctcaccagcaggaaatctctcTAAGTGTGGCATCGACGGGACCAACTAAaccagcaaagtgccgttggaaAGCGGGGTGATTCTCGGCCCTGCAGCCGCTGAGTTTAGTTttaagtccgctgaatcgcgGCCCAATGTTTACTTTGCATCCCTTTGAAAGTTAAGGATGATCTAATCAAGATGCTTCAAATGCTACTGGGGGTTGCTAGTGTAGACCATCTggtggggagaattcagaacaaggGGACGTAATCTAAAATTAGAGGTGAGCCCTTCAGACTGAAACCGGGATGTACTTATTTCTTCATAAAGAAcagcaaaaatctggaattcactcgGTCAATAGGCTGTATACGGTAAGTCCATTGTCTTTTTCATGATTGATAGATTAATGGTATTAAGGGATTTGGGACAAAGGAATTGAGATACAGATCAATAATAATTTAACTGAATGGTTGTCTCTGAGGGTAACGAAAGTGGTCACCAAGTACACCAACTCCATTTAGATAAATTGGAGTTGAAGAGTCTGGTTCAGATTAAGAAGGTTGTCAGGAAGAAGGCAAGTTGGTTGCAAGGCCCTGCGTGGCAGCCTGAGCCAAAGGCCTAGAATTTGGACTGTGCAGCTTTTGCTTTTCTTGAGCTAAATGGTTTCCAAATATAGTACTCAAGAAGCATTGCACATTCCGAATCAGGAGTGTGTCGTCGACCATTTTGGGAAATACCCAAAAAGAATTTGCATGAACTGCCCGTGCTGGAAATTGGTATTAAAACCTTCACATATGGAAATAAGGCATTTCTGAGGCCCTTGCAGCCAGGTGAGATTAAGGACAGGAGGATGAAAGGTGTTTTTTTTCATGGTGTGGGTGATGACAACAATTTAGACAGGGGCAGGTACAGTGCCTAAGGAGACAGAATCATTTACCATTGAGTATAGGTACCTTGGAGGAATGGAGTTGGAAGCAGGAGGTATCGTGGCAAAATGATCAGGGAATAGGGGACAGCGGGAGAATGAGTAAAATTAAAGAGAAGTAGGGGCTCATTATAAAGGGGGTAGGGAGGAGACCAGCTGAGGGAaatgtttggattggattggattggtttattgtcatgtgtaccgagatacagtgaaaagtatttgtctgcaagcagctcaacagatcattaagtacatgaaaataaaagaaaataaaaagaaaatacataataggacaacacaacgcacacaatgtaactacataaacaccggcatcggatgaagcatacagagtgtagtgttaatgagttcagcccataagagggtcgcttaggagtctggtaacagtggggaagaagctgttttagaaTCTGTTCCTGTgtcttctcagacttctgtatctcctgcccgatggaagaaattggaagaagttggaaaagtgagtaagccgggtgggaggggtctttgattatgctgcccgctttccccaggcaacaggagttgtaggtggagtcaatggatggtaggcaggtctgtgtgatggactgggttgtgttcacaactctgatgTTTCTTGAGGTCTTAGGCTGAgtagttgccgtaccaggctgtgatgcagccagataagagtACATGAGGATCCCACTTGCTGACAAGGATAGATGAGGTGGGAAAGGCATTTACAGAGGCAGTTGGGAGTACAGAAGAGAAACCTGGATTATCTTTGCCATCCAGGATATCACTAGAATGAAgtttccctcacacactctcagccTAATATAAGAAATCAAATTGGACTTTCTGGCACTGTAGCTTCCATCAATGACCACTCTGTTCCTTTAATTTGCTCCCTCAAGGGGGCAAAACAGaggtgcagtggtttgcactgctgcctcacggcgccaaggacccaggttcgatcctggccccaggtcactgtccgtgtgtctgcttgtctgcttgggtctcaccactACAACAcgagaagatgtgcagggtaggtgaattggccattctaaattgtcccttaattggaaaaaaaaattggatactctaaatttatttttaaaaacgaaaAAACAATTTGCTCCCTCAATCCTCAATCTTTCTCTCCTGTTCTCTTGAATACCCTGGTTCAAGCTCTGCGGCACTCTGGAATCTCACCTTGGGGTCAATCTACATCCATCAACCTAGACAgtggatcatagaatcagagaggctacagcacagaaggagaacattcggcccatcttgtccatgcctttGGATCGTACAAGCTCATTTGGTAACGGAGGAATGTCATTACTGAGGTTGATCCCTAGGAAATCAACAGATACACTTTGCACAGAGGATATTGATTAGGAGCACTAGGTTTCCATGACTCTTCCTCTTTCTTGTCAGTGGGCATCAGGATAAATTATGGTGGCCCTGTCGCTCTACTTATATAACCAAGACAAGACCGGTATAGACTGGAACCTTCCTGATCTGACAGACTCAACACCATCAGTCACCGAGCTTATTTTCCACCGAGGATAGTCTTTTACTCATCTATTTCTAAAGAGTTGGACTCACCTTCACTGTTTTAATGATTTTAATAGTGTTGTGATCAGAAAAACATGGTTGCATTAAAAATCTACAGATCTTGTCGATGGTCTCGCCCACTTGCACCTGGAAACTCTGGTCAGGTTGAAGATGAAGAAATATAAACGTGTCCAATTGTTTTGGAGGTGTATGATACAGATCCATCTTCTGGAGTAAAGAGTAGAAAA comes from Scyliorhinus canicula chromosome 1, sScyCan1.1, whole genome shotgun sequence and encodes:
- the LOC119978307 gene encoding 2'-5'-oligoadenylate synthase 1-like, with amino-acid sequence ILIFYSLLQKMDLYHTPPKQLDTFIFLHLQPDQSFQVQVGETIDKICRFLMQPCFSDHNTIKIIKTVKGGSTGKGTALKNRSDADLVVFISQFRSFQDQKQNRGDILTMIKEMLIKIRQSIAFEIIMTEPKTTPSGFFTSPRSLNFHFQSREGSDSIEVDVLPAFDALGQQTRSCPSAQVYLDLINANGVRAEFSPCFTELQRDFVKHRPAKLKGLIRLVKHWYNEYVRPYKTQLRRGEFLPPKYALELLIIYAWESVGGGENFNTAAGFCTIMELIIKYRQLWIFWTDNYNFDSLGSFLTKKLAEPRPMILDPADPTGNVAGNARWDFLAKEAQCCLQQGCLMGVIPWDVEPVKSIQVSVLPIDISCSWQCFSMSPFLPIRHIKERFGNLPGIPMSNCYLEWNNQTLNENWTLFDYKMFHDVTICLKEQAGWCILM